In Betta splendens chromosome 22, fBetSpl5.4, whole genome shotgun sequence, the following proteins share a genomic window:
- the wdr35 gene encoding WD repeat-containing protein 35 isoform X4 codes for MNQTLEGHSGAVQVVTWNEQYEKLTTSDQNGLIIVWMLYKGAWYEEMINNRNKSVVRSMSWNSDGQKICIVYEDGAVIVGSVDGNRIWGKELKGNQLAHVAWSPDSKILLFGMANGEVQIYDNQGNFIMQMSISCLTNATGAISIAGIHWYAGTRGYVEPHCPCLAICFDNGRCQIMRYENDENPVCIDTLMNVVSIQWNHYGSVLAVAGSLRASNVEKEVNVVQFYTPFGEHLRTLKVNGKQLTGIAWEGGGLRIALAVDSYIYFANIRPDYKWGVCCSTVVYAYTKPERQEYCVVFWDTKNNEKFVKYVKSLMSITTSGDFCILSSKADHTQTQDQTELELGSHAMYVLILCNSIGTPLDSKYIDINPLFVTMTKTHVIAASKEAFYLWQYRVAKKLTALEINQVNKIKKEGRERVYHIDNILSGANDSGPDFSKAFTATRDPICCITATDKTLIVGRESGTIHRYSLPNVVLIQKYTLNNRAHYMSLNCNSSRLAIIDITGMLTLVDLEARATTDSGNQVSAGGPSKFERKDVWDMKWANDNPDLFAMMEKTRMYVFRNLDPEEPIQTSGYICNFEDLEIKSVLLDEIMKDPERPNKDNLINFEIRSLRDSRALIEKVGIEDASQFIEDNPHPRLWRFLAEAALQKLDLRTAEQAFVHCKDYQGIEFVKRLGNLQSEPMKQAEVAAYFSRFEEAERMYLDMDRRDLAVSLRIKLGDWFRVLQLLKTGSGNCDDTLLLQAYNAIGDYFADRQKWVNAVQYYLQGQNQERLAECSYMLEDYDGLERLTTVLPENHKLLQETGEMFATVGMCEQAVNAYLKCNQPKAAVDTCVHLNQWNKAVELARSHNMKEIKSLLSKYASHLLEKNKTLEAVELYRKAHHFLDAAKLMFKIADDEAKKRTKPLRVKKLYVLAACLVETYHEQVKASQQSKSKAKKSEASFALAGLLEEDATSSDNRIVDNAWRGAEAYHFFLLAQKQLYEGYTENAVRTALHLREYEDIIPAVEIYSLLAICATANRAFGTCSQAFIKLESLEGLEPEQRQLYEDLALKIFTKHTPKDSRMMERERSSEGVEGKLPTCIVTGLPIQEYQFWMCSLCKHCALEQEISRYNCCPLCHSPVA; via the exons ATGAACCAGACTCTTGAGGGTCACAGTG GTGCAGTGCAAGTGGTCACATGGAATGAACAGTACGAAAAGCTGACAACAAGTGACCAGAACGGCCTTATTATTGTATGGATGCTGTACAAAG GTGCATGGTATGAGGAGATGATCAATAACAGGAACAAGTCAGTAGTGAGGAGCATGAGCTGGAATTCTGATGGCCAGAAAATCTGCATAGTGTATGAGGATGGAGCAGTCATAGTTGGATCTGTagatg GTAATCGAATTTGGGGGAAGGAGCTAAAAGGAAATCAGCTTGCTCATGTGGCATGGTCTCCAGACAGCAAAATCCTGCTCTTTGGAATGGCCAATGGGGAAGTACAAATTTATGACAATCAAGGAAACTTCATT ATGCAAATGTCCATCAGCTGTCTCACCAATGCTACTGGAGCGATCAGTATAGCAGGTATCCACTGGTACGCAGGAACTCGGGGTTACGTTGAGCCACACTGTCCATGTCTTGCCATCTGTTTTGACAATGGAAGATGCCAAATTATGCGCTATGAGAATGATGAAA ACCCAGTATGTATTGACACTTTGATGAATGTTGTCAGTATTCAGTGGAATCACTATGGAAGCGTGCTGGCAGTAGCAGGTTCTCTCAGAGCCTCAAATGTTGAGAAAGAGGTCAATGTTGTGCAGTTCTACACGCCGTTTGGAGAG cACCTCAGAACTCTCAAAGTTAATGGGAAGCAGTTGACAGGAATCGcctgggagggaggagggctgCGCATTGCCCTGGCTGTTGACTCTTATATCTACTTTGCCAACATAAGACCAGACTACAAG TGGGGTGTCTGTTGCAGCACAGTAGTATATGCCTACACAAAGCCAGAGCGGCAGGAGTACTGTGTGGTATTCTGGGACACAAAAAACAACGAGAAGTTTGTCAAATATGTGAAGAGCTTGATGTCCATCACTACCTCAGGGGACTTCTGCATTctgtccagcaaagcagatcATACCCAAACTCAG GACCAAACTGAGTTAGAGCTAGGGAGTCATGCAATG tatGTCCTGATTTTGTGCAACTCAATTGGGACTCCACTGGACTCAAAGTACATTGACATTA ATCCTTTGTTTGTCACCATGACTAAAACACATGTGATTGCTGCATCTAAAGAAGCGTTCTACCTGTGGCAGTACAGAGTGGCCAAGAAATTAACTGCACTTGAGATCAATCAAGTgaacaaaattaaaaaggagGGACGAGAAAG GGTCTATCACATTGACAATATTCTGTCTGGAGCCAATGACAGTGGCCCAGATTTCTCAAAAGCCTTTACA GCAACTCGAGATCCCATCTGTTGCATAACAGCAACAGATAAGACCCTGATTGTG GGCCGTGAATCTGGCACCATCCATAGATACAGCCTCCCAAATGTTGTTCTCATCCAGAAATACACTTTAAACAACAGAGCTCACTATATGTCCTTAAACTGCAATTCCAG TCGTCTGGCCATAATTGACATCACAGGGATGCTGACTTTAGTGGACCTAGAGGCTCGCgccaccacagacagtggaaaTCAGGTGTCTGCAGGAGGTCCATCCAAGTTTGAGCGCAAAGATGTTTGGGACATGAAATGGGCGAATGACAACCCTGATCTATTTGCCATGATGGAGAAGACTAGAATGTATGTCTTCAGAAACCTAGATCCAGAG GAGCCCATTCAAACCTCTGGATACATCTGCAACTTTGAGGACCTAGAAATCAAATCTGTTTTGCTTGATGAAATCATGAAG GATCCAGAGAGACCAAACAAAGACAACCTCATCAACTTTGAAATCCGCTCCTTGAGAGACAGTCGTGCACTGATTGAAAAGGTTGGGATAGAAGACGCGTCACAGTTCATCGAAGACAATCCTCATCCAAGACTCTG GCGTTTTCTGGCTGAGGCTGCTCTGCAGAAGCTGGATTTGAGGACAGCGGAGCAGGCCTTTGTCCACTGTAAAGACTACCAAGGCATTGAGTTTGTCAAGCGCCTGGGCAACCTGCAGAGTGAGCCCATGAAACAGGCTGAGGTGGCGGCTTACTTCAGCAGGTTTGAGGAAGCTGAGCGCATGTACCTGGATATGGATCGCAG AGACCTTGCTGTAAGCCTCAGGATCAAGCTAGGAGACTGGTTCAGGGTGCTTCAGCTGCTCAAAACTGGTTCTGGAAACTGTGATGATACTCTGCTACTGCAGGCATACAATGCTATTGGAGATTACTTTGCTGACAGACAGAAGTG GGTCAATGCAGTGCAGTACTACCTTCAGGGTCAAAATCAGGAGAGACTGGCAGAATGCAGTTACATGCTAGAGGACTATGATGGACTTGAAAGGTTGACCACTGTCCTGCCAGAGAATCATAAACTTTTACAG GAGACTGGGGAGATGTTTGCCACTGTGGGCATGTGTGAACAAGCTGTGAATGCCTACCTCAAGTGCAACCAGCCTAAAGCCGCTGTTGACACGTGTGTCCATCTGAACcag TGGAACAAGGCAGTGGAACTCGCTAGGTCCCACAACATGAAGGAGATTAAATCACTACTGTCCAAATATGCTTCACATCTTCTTGAGAAGAATAAAACTCTTGAGGCAGTGGAACTGTATCGGAAAGCCCACCACTTTCTTGATGCAGCCAAACTAATGTTTAAG ATAGCAGATGATGAAGCAAAGAAAAGGACTAAACCCCTCCGGGTGAAGAAGCTCTATGTTCTGGCGGCATGTCTTGTTGAAACTTACCACGAGCAGGTGAAAGCATCACAGCAGAGCAAATCCAAAGCAAAGAAGTCTGAG GCCAGTTTTGCTCTTGCTGGGTTGCTTGAGGAAGATGCAACTTCTTCAGATAATCGTATTGTAGACAACGCTTGGCGTGGAGCTGAGGCCTATCACTTTTTTCTGCTGGCTCAGAAGCAACTGTATGAAGGATACACAGAAAATGCTGTGCGCACAG CCCTTCACCTGCGTGAGTATGAAGACATCATCCCAGCAGTGGAGATCTACTCTCTTCTTGCCATTTGTGCCACAGCCAATCGGGCGTTTGGCACATGCTCACAGGCTTTTATCAAACTTGAATCCTTGGAGGGTTTAGAACCTGAGCAGCGGCAGCTGTATGAGGACTTGGCCCTGAAGATCTTCACCAAGCACACGCCGAAGGACAGCCGCATGATGGAGCGGGAGAGATCATCAGAGGG GGTTGAAGGAAAATTACCCACATGCATCGTGACTGGTCTGCCAATACAGGAGTACCAGTTCTGGATGTGCAGTTTGTGCAAACACTGTGCCCTTGAGCAGGAGATTAGCAGGTATAACTGCTGCCCACTGTGTCACAGTCCTGTAGCATGA
- the wdr35 gene encoding WD repeat-containing protein 35 isoform X5, translating into MINNRNKSVVRSMSWNSDGQKICIVYEDGAVIVGSVDGNRIWGKELKGNQLAHVAWSPDSKILLFGMANGEVQIYDNQGNFIMQMSISCLTNATGAISIAGIHWYAGTRGYVEPHCPCLAICFDNGRCQIMRYENDENPVCIDTLMNVVSIQWNHYGSVLAVAGSLRASNVEKEVNVVQFYTPFGEHLRTLKVNGKQLTGIAWEGGGLRIALAVDSYIYFANIRPDYKWGVCCSTVVYAYTKPERQEYCVVFWDTKNNEKFVKYVKSLMSITTSGDFCILSSKADHTQTQDQTELELGSHAMYVLILCNSIGTPLDSKYIDINPLFVTMTKTHVIAASKEAFYLWQYRVAKKLTALEINQVNKIKKEGRERVYHIDNILSGANDSGPDFSKAFTATRDPICCITATDKTLIVGRESGTIHRYSLPNVVLIQKYTLNNRAHYMSLNCNSSRLAIIDITGMLTLVDLEARATTDSGNQVSAGGPSKFERKDVWDMKWANDNPDLFAMMEKTRMYVFRNLDPEEPIQTSGYICNFEDLEIKSVLLDEIMKDPERPNKDNLINFEIRSLRDSRALIEKVGIEDASQFIEDNPHPRLWRFLAEAALQKLDLRTAEQAFVHCKDYQGIEFVKRLGNLQSEPMKQAEVAAYFSRFEEAERMYLDMDRRDLAVSLRIKLGDWFRVLQLLKTGSGNCDDTLLLQAYNAIGDYFADRQKWVNAVQYYLQGQNQERLAECSYMLEDYDGLERLTTVLPENHKLLQETGEMFATVGMCEQAVNAYLKCNQPKAAVDTCVHLNQWNKAVELARSHNMKEIKSLLSKYASHLLEKNKTLEAVELYRKAHHFLDAAKLMFKIADDEAKKRTKPLRVKKLYVLAACLVETYHEQVKASQQSKSKAKKSEASFALAGLLEEDATSSDNRIVDNAWRGAEAYHFFLLAQKQLYEGYTENAVRTALHLREYEDIIPAVEIYSLLAICATANRAFGTCSQAFIKLESLEGLEPEQRQLYEDLALKIFTKHTPKDSRMMERERSSEGVEGKLPTCIVTGLPIQEYQFWMCSLCKHCALEQEISRYNCCPLCHSPVA; encoded by the exons ATGATCAATAACAGGAACAAGTCAGTAGTGAGGAGCATGAGCTGGAATTCTGATGGCCAGAAAATCTGCATAGTGTATGAGGATGGAGCAGTCATAGTTGGATCTGTagatg GTAATCGAATTTGGGGGAAGGAGCTAAAAGGAAATCAGCTTGCTCATGTGGCATGGTCTCCAGACAGCAAAATCCTGCTCTTTGGAATGGCCAATGGGGAAGTACAAATTTATGACAATCAAGGAAACTTCATT ATGCAAATGTCCATCAGCTGTCTCACCAATGCTACTGGAGCGATCAGTATAGCAGGTATCCACTGGTACGCAGGAACTCGGGGTTACGTTGAGCCACACTGTCCATGTCTTGCCATCTGTTTTGACAATGGAAGATGCCAAATTATGCGCTATGAGAATGATGAAA ACCCAGTATGTATTGACACTTTGATGAATGTTGTCAGTATTCAGTGGAATCACTATGGAAGCGTGCTGGCAGTAGCAGGTTCTCTCAGAGCCTCAAATGTTGAGAAAGAGGTCAATGTTGTGCAGTTCTACACGCCGTTTGGAGAG cACCTCAGAACTCTCAAAGTTAATGGGAAGCAGTTGACAGGAATCGcctgggagggaggagggctgCGCATTGCCCTGGCTGTTGACTCTTATATCTACTTTGCCAACATAAGACCAGACTACAAG TGGGGTGTCTGTTGCAGCACAGTAGTATATGCCTACACAAAGCCAGAGCGGCAGGAGTACTGTGTGGTATTCTGGGACACAAAAAACAACGAGAAGTTTGTCAAATATGTGAAGAGCTTGATGTCCATCACTACCTCAGGGGACTTCTGCATTctgtccagcaaagcagatcATACCCAAACTCAG GACCAAACTGAGTTAGAGCTAGGGAGTCATGCAATG tatGTCCTGATTTTGTGCAACTCAATTGGGACTCCACTGGACTCAAAGTACATTGACATTA ATCCTTTGTTTGTCACCATGACTAAAACACATGTGATTGCTGCATCTAAAGAAGCGTTCTACCTGTGGCAGTACAGAGTGGCCAAGAAATTAACTGCACTTGAGATCAATCAAGTgaacaaaattaaaaaggagGGACGAGAAAG GGTCTATCACATTGACAATATTCTGTCTGGAGCCAATGACAGTGGCCCAGATTTCTCAAAAGCCTTTACA GCAACTCGAGATCCCATCTGTTGCATAACAGCAACAGATAAGACCCTGATTGTG GGCCGTGAATCTGGCACCATCCATAGATACAGCCTCCCAAATGTTGTTCTCATCCAGAAATACACTTTAAACAACAGAGCTCACTATATGTCCTTAAACTGCAATTCCAG TCGTCTGGCCATAATTGACATCACAGGGATGCTGACTTTAGTGGACCTAGAGGCTCGCgccaccacagacagtggaaaTCAGGTGTCTGCAGGAGGTCCATCCAAGTTTGAGCGCAAAGATGTTTGGGACATGAAATGGGCGAATGACAACCCTGATCTATTTGCCATGATGGAGAAGACTAGAATGTATGTCTTCAGAAACCTAGATCCAGAG GAGCCCATTCAAACCTCTGGATACATCTGCAACTTTGAGGACCTAGAAATCAAATCTGTTTTGCTTGATGAAATCATGAAG GATCCAGAGAGACCAAACAAAGACAACCTCATCAACTTTGAAATCCGCTCCTTGAGAGACAGTCGTGCACTGATTGAAAAGGTTGGGATAGAAGACGCGTCACAGTTCATCGAAGACAATCCTCATCCAAGACTCTG GCGTTTTCTGGCTGAGGCTGCTCTGCAGAAGCTGGATTTGAGGACAGCGGAGCAGGCCTTTGTCCACTGTAAAGACTACCAAGGCATTGAGTTTGTCAAGCGCCTGGGCAACCTGCAGAGTGAGCCCATGAAACAGGCTGAGGTGGCGGCTTACTTCAGCAGGTTTGAGGAAGCTGAGCGCATGTACCTGGATATGGATCGCAG AGACCTTGCTGTAAGCCTCAGGATCAAGCTAGGAGACTGGTTCAGGGTGCTTCAGCTGCTCAAAACTGGTTCTGGAAACTGTGATGATACTCTGCTACTGCAGGCATACAATGCTATTGGAGATTACTTTGCTGACAGACAGAAGTG GGTCAATGCAGTGCAGTACTACCTTCAGGGTCAAAATCAGGAGAGACTGGCAGAATGCAGTTACATGCTAGAGGACTATGATGGACTTGAAAGGTTGACCACTGTCCTGCCAGAGAATCATAAACTTTTACAG GAGACTGGGGAGATGTTTGCCACTGTGGGCATGTGTGAACAAGCTGTGAATGCCTACCTCAAGTGCAACCAGCCTAAAGCCGCTGTTGACACGTGTGTCCATCTGAACcag TGGAACAAGGCAGTGGAACTCGCTAGGTCCCACAACATGAAGGAGATTAAATCACTACTGTCCAAATATGCTTCACATCTTCTTGAGAAGAATAAAACTCTTGAGGCAGTGGAACTGTATCGGAAAGCCCACCACTTTCTTGATGCAGCCAAACTAATGTTTAAG ATAGCAGATGATGAAGCAAAGAAAAGGACTAAACCCCTCCGGGTGAAGAAGCTCTATGTTCTGGCGGCATGTCTTGTTGAAACTTACCACGAGCAGGTGAAAGCATCACAGCAGAGCAAATCCAAAGCAAAGAAGTCTGAG GCCAGTTTTGCTCTTGCTGGGTTGCTTGAGGAAGATGCAACTTCTTCAGATAATCGTATTGTAGACAACGCTTGGCGTGGAGCTGAGGCCTATCACTTTTTTCTGCTGGCTCAGAAGCAACTGTATGAAGGATACACAGAAAATGCTGTGCGCACAG CCCTTCACCTGCGTGAGTATGAAGACATCATCCCAGCAGTGGAGATCTACTCTCTTCTTGCCATTTGTGCCACAGCCAATCGGGCGTTTGGCACATGCTCACAGGCTTTTATCAAACTTGAATCCTTGGAGGGTTTAGAACCTGAGCAGCGGCAGCTGTATGAGGACTTGGCCCTGAAGATCTTCACCAAGCACACGCCGAAGGACAGCCGCATGATGGAGCGGGAGAGATCATCAGAGGG GGTTGAAGGAAAATTACCCACATGCATCGTGACTGGTCTGCCAATACAGGAGTACCAGTTCTGGATGTGCAGTTTGTGCAAACACTGTGCCCTTGAGCAGGAGATTAGCAGGTATAACTGCTGCCCACTGTGTCACAGTCCTGTAGCATGA